The genomic DNA TAAATCTCTTCTGAATCTTTCTTCGCCTGTTCGTCTCAAAAACCGCCCTATCCAGAGAACCTGTCATGAGGGCAGCATACATCAGCACCTTTCCATTAATGTTTCTGGCTGCCCTTCCAATGGTCTGGATAAGAGAACGTTCTGAACGGAGAAAACCTTCCTTGTCTGCATCCAGGATGGCTACGAGGGAGACCTCTGGTATATCCAGACCTTCTCTTAAGAGATTGATGCCGATCAGGCAGTCAAACTTCCCCAGCCTTAAATTCCTTATGATTTCAGTCCTCTCTAAAGTA from Nitrospinota bacterium includes the following:
- a CDS encoding helicase-related protein, with amino-acid sequence TLERTEIIRNLRLGKFDCLIGINLLREGLDIPEVSLVAILDADKEGFLRSERSLIQTIGRAARNINGKVLMYAALMTGSLDRAVFETNRRRKIQKRFNKKNNITPESVVKSISDILSSIYEADYVTVPIAEEPLEEYLTIKDISKKIGQLKKEMKEAAEQYDFERAAELRDRIFDLEERELELLGK